One Rickettsia akari str. Hartford genomic window, CAAACGGAATGTCTCGCTCAGGATTAATATAAAAATGAAAATTCCTACCTGTTAACACCTTATTCATCATTTCAATTGCAGCAATTTCAACGATGCGGTGACCTTGTCGTGGGTCAAGTCCCGTAGTTTCGGTATCTAAAATTATTTCTCTTAAACTTGACATTCCCAATCCTTTATTAGTCTTTTAAAATCGTCACTGCGAACGGGTGTTGTTGCGTGGATACCAAAATCGTCATTGCTAGGAGCGAAGCGACGCGGCAATCCAGAAAAAGATTAAAAAAAATTCTATAAATCAGAATTTTTAACTTGATTGCTTCGTCGAATTACTACGTAATTCTTCTCGCAATGACGACTGGTGGTCTACGCAAAATGCCTACGCGGAAATGACACAAGTACCATAAAACAAGCTTACAATTTCCTTGCAATTACGAGAATTAGCTGTGCTATTTGTTTTTCCAAGTCTAACATATCAACGCTGCTATTTATAGCAAAATCTGCTTTTGCTATTTTGCTCTCTTGTGATAGCTGAATTTCTTTTATTTTATTATAAATCTCTATATCAAATGAAGTTCTTGTTATCGCTCTTTGCATTCTTATTTCTTCAGAGCAGTATATTGTTACGACAAAATCAAAATATTTATCAAATTTCGCTTCATAAAGCAACGGTACTTCGGCAAAGCCAAATTTGAAATTAGCATTTTCTTTTTTAAATAAAATGAGTTTATCTATCAGTAATGGGTAAATAAAATTTTGTAGTTTTTCTCTAGCTAGGTCATTATTGTAAATTAAATTACTGATTTTTTCGATATTGAAAGATTCAAGTTCATGAAGTAATTTTAAGATTTGAGTTTGTACGCTCAAATCTTGATATAATTCTTTTATGCATCTATCGGCACAAAAAGTTTTATATCCTTTTTCTGCTAAATAATCCAAAATAAAAGTTTTCCCAGATGCATAGCTACCGGTAATACCTATTGCTAACATTTTGTTATAAAAATTTTATGTTCATTAGCGAGTTTTATAGTTAATTCTTCTTCGACTATAATTACGTTATTTTTCTGAATCGCTACTCCTTTGTAATTATATTTAGCGAGATTCTTTATAGTATCAGGACCAATTGTTGGCATATCTAGTCTATTATCTTGACCTAATTTCGGTATTTTGACTAACACTCCCTCATGTTCTTTTTTACGTAAAGCTGCACATCTTGCTATTAAATTATCCGTCCCTTCGGCAGCTTCTATACCTAATATGTAGCCATTTTCAACTATAACCGATTGTGCGATGTCGAATGAACTTAAATGATTCAATAATTTTACTCCAACCTCAATATCATTTTTATCTGCACTGGTAGAGTTAGTATCGGTTATAATATTGGAGTTACCTTGTTGATTTTTATATATTGCGTTACTTGAAATTACTTTAAAACCGTAGCTTTCAAAAAAATCCGCTACTATTTTTAGCAGATTATCATCTCCTCGAATTTTTTGCCCAACTATTTTGAAAAGCAATAAACCGCCTATTTTATCTACGGATAAATTTTTAAAATTCGGTCTATTAACTCCGCCTATAAAAATAATATTTT contains:
- the coaE gene encoding dephospho-CoA kinase (Dephospho-CoA kinase (CoaE) performs the final step in coenzyme A biosynthesis.), producing the protein MLAIGITGSYASGKTFILDYLAEKGYKTFCADRCIKELYQDLSVQTQILKLLHELESFNIEKISNLIYNNDLAREKLQNFIYPLLIDKLILFKKENANFKFGFAEVPLLYEAKFDKYFDFVVTIYCSEEIRMQRAITRTSFDIEIYNKIKEIQLSQESKIAKADFAINSSVDMLDLEKQIAQLILVIARKL
- a CDS encoding LpxI family protein, with the translated sequence MLPNLGIIAGRGSLPYLIAGNYTKQGGKCYIAAIKDEADIDPIKDFEYKILKIGMVGEAIRYFKDNEVQNIIFIGGVNRPNFKNLSVDKIGGLLLFKIVGQKIRGDDNLLKIVADFFESYGFKVISSNAIYKNQQGNSNIITDTNSTSADKNDIEVGVKLLNHLSSFDIAQSVIVENGYILGIEAAEGTDNLIARCAALRKKEHEGVLVKIPKLGQDNRLDMPTIGPDTIKNLAKYNYKGVAIQKNNVIIVEEELTIKLANEHKIFITKC